In Lewinellaceae bacterium, a single window of DNA contains:
- a CDS encoding FKBP-type peptidyl-prolyl cis-trans isomerase, whose amino-acid sequence MVIEKNKVVTLHYKLQEGSSEGNLIEETHGKEPLVFLYGAGQMIPEFERQLAGKTTGDTFAFGIQSGEAYGTYDPEAVVAIPQSSFVIDGELATDLLLVGKVIPMRDGEGNQLLGTVKELQGEDVLMDFNHPMAGVDLYFTGNITEVRQATDTEVEHGHVHGEGGHQH is encoded by the coding sequence ATGGTAATTGAAAAAAATAAAGTAGTCACTTTGCACTATAAACTGCAGGAGGGCAGTTCGGAAGGAAACCTTATTGAGGAAACTCACGGCAAAGAACCCCTGGTTTTTCTGTATGGCGCCGGCCAGATGATCCCGGAATTCGAGCGCCAATTAGCAGGTAAAACGACGGGAGATACCTTCGCCTTCGGCATTCAAAGCGGCGAGGCCTACGGAACGTACGACCCGGAGGCAGTGGTGGCCATTCCCCAAAGCAGTTTCGTCATAGACGGCGAACTGGCTACCGACCTCCTCCTGGTGGGTAAAGTCATACCGATGAGAGATGGCGAAGGCAACCAGTTGCTGGGCACGGTCAAAGAGCTGCAGGGAGAGGACGTGCTGATGGATTTCAACCACCCCATGGCGGGCGTTGACCTGTACTTTACCGGCAATATAACAGAAGTCCGCCAGGCTACGGATACCGAAGTCGAACATGGCCATGTGCACGGGGAGGGCGGGCATCAGCATTAG
- a CDS encoding tetratricopeptide repeat protein, which yields MWKDIMVDGTNGFHKQMDFSLPEAIRVDQQRLLPSSKAMAEAQAPHPLFLPEGQEDSSRFLKQVAKCSEGLDNSAELRAGLEQSISYYRNLNEAGQLKLAEALQQLGALHHKEGTRQKALSCYEESLSLLRQLPADDAAAPMARALKQTGSIHYEMQRLPEAFHYFEKALDIATKSACPPSDSEKLEAAAIATLSAAIQMEIAIEGQAKATGQQASHFIALAEKFMEGLNEEGRLVKKRMEELKYMNRVLKGMLQVDG from the coding sequence ATGTGGAAAGATATAATGGTGGATGGCACAAACGGGTTCCATAAGCAGATGGACTTCAGCTTGCCGGAAGCCATACGTGTAGACCAGCAGAGGTTGCTCCCTTCTTCAAAGGCTATGGCGGAGGCACAAGCGCCTCATCCACTATTTTTGCCGGAGGGCCAGGAGGATTCCTCGCGTTTCCTGAAACAAGTAGCTAAATGCAGCGAGGGCCTGGACAATTCAGCGGAACTGCGAGCCGGCCTGGAGCAGTCCATCAGCTACTACCGCAACCTGAATGAAGCGGGCCAGCTAAAACTGGCGGAAGCATTGCAACAGTTGGGTGCCCTGCACCATAAAGAAGGCACCCGGCAGAAAGCCCTAAGCTGCTATGAAGAGAGCTTGTCCCTGCTTCGGCAACTGCCGGCTGATGACGCAGCAGCCCCTATGGCCCGGGCGCTGAAGCAAACCGGAAGCATACACTACGAGATGCAACGCCTCCCGGAAGCCTTCCACTACTTTGAGAAGGCCCTGGATATTGCCACGAAAAGCGCTTGCCCTCCATCGGATTCCGAGAAACTGGAAGCAGCGGCCATTGCCACCCTCTCCGCAGCCATTCAGATGGAAATCGCCATAGAAGGGCAGGCAAAAGCAACCGGGCAACAGGCCTCCCACTTCATCGCTTTGGCGGAAAAATTCATGGAGGGATTGAATGAGGAAGGCCGTTTGGTTAAAAAACGGATGGAAGAGCTGAAGTACATGAACAGGGTGTTGAAGGGGATGTTGCAGGTGGATGGTTAA
- a CDS encoding cytochrome c, translated as MKKTVKILGGIVGGIVLILLLGAATINFSGIPSYETHPPDLTVEPDSALIAEGKRLAVLVCSNCHQGPSGKLEGKFMSDVPAEFGKVWAPNITHSPQSRLAPYTDGELAYLLRTGIKRDGKYAPPWMPKFPHLSDEDLHSIIAFLRSDARELQPSEKVQPAPQPSFLVKLLCRVAFKPLPYPEKPIEAPPITDKVAYGRYLVTSKVDCFSCHSEDFKTMNMEEPEKSGGYLGGGNPMLSPEDGKTVVYSANITMDKETGIGNWTEEQFIHAVRFGQRPDGKPLRQPMAPFSALTDEEASAIWAYLQTAPPIRNEVSRNWGE; from the coding sequence ATGAAAAAAACAGTGAAAATCCTGGGGGGCATTGTCGGCGGTATTGTACTGATCCTGCTGCTTGGCGCAGCCACCATCAATTTCAGCGGGATTCCCTCCTATGAAACCCATCCTCCTGATTTAACCGTAGAACCCGACAGCGCCCTCATTGCCGAGGGCAAACGGCTGGCCGTGCTGGTGTGCAGCAATTGCCATCAGGGCCCGTCGGGTAAACTGGAAGGCAAGTTCATGAGTGACGTTCCCGCTGAATTCGGCAAGGTATGGGCGCCCAACATCACCCATTCGCCCCAATCCCGCCTGGCGCCCTATACCGACGGCGAACTGGCCTACCTGCTTCGCACCGGCATCAAGCGCGACGGCAAATACGCTCCGCCCTGGATGCCCAAGTTCCCGCACCTGTCCGACGAAGACCTGCACAGCATCATCGCCTTCCTGCGCTCCGATGCACGGGAACTCCAGCCTTCCGAAAAGGTACAGCCGGCCCCGCAGCCTTCTTTTCTGGTCAAGTTGCTCTGCCGGGTGGCTTTCAAGCCGCTGCCTTATCCTGAAAAACCCATTGAAGCGCCTCCGATCACCGACAAAGTGGCTTACGGCCGCTATCTGGTCACCAGCAAGGTAGATTGCTTTTCCTGCCATTCCGAAGATTTTAAGACAATGAATATGGAAGAGCCGGAAAAATCGGGCGGCTACCTGGGGGGCGGCAATCCAATGCTCAGCCCCGAGGATGGCAAGACGGTCGTCTATTCCGCCAACATTACCATGGACAAAGAAACTGGTATCGGCAACTGGACCGAGGAGCAATTCATCCACGCCGTGCGCTTCGGGCAGCGCCCTGACGGGAAACCTCTCCGCCAGCCAATGGCGCCTTTTTCGGCTCTGACTGACGAGGAGGCATCCGCCATCTGGGCTTACCTGCAGACCGCGCCGCCTATTAGGAATGAGGTATCGAGGAATTGGGGGGAATAG
- the groL gene encoding chaperonin GroEL (60 kDa chaperone family; promotes refolding of misfolded polypeptides especially under stressful conditions; forms two stacked rings of heptamers to form a barrel-shaped 14mer; ends can be capped by GroES; misfolded proteins enter the barrel where they are refolded when GroES binds), with translation MSAKEITLGNHAREHIKTGIDKLANAVKVTLGPKGRNVVIHKSFGAPKVTKDGVTVAKEIELSDPLENMGAQMAKEVASKTGDVAGDGTTTATVLAQAMINAGLKNVTSGANPIDLKRGIDKAVKMVVDNIREQSESVSGNFDKIRQVASISANNDEEIGNLIADAMKRVSTDGVITVEEAKGMETYVEEVSGMQFDRGYLSPYFATNTEQMAAEYDDPLLLIHDKKISNVKDIIPVLEAAAQEGKPLLIIAEDIEGAALGTLVVNRLRGTLQVVAVKAPGFGDRRKAMLEDIAVLTGATVISEEKGYKLENTTLEQLGRCEKIKVDKDNTTIVGGKGDEAMIQARTNQIKVQIDNTTSDYDREKLQERLAKLSGGVAVLHVGAATEVEMKEKKDRVDDALHATRAAIEEGIVPGGGVAYVRAINALRKGQFDNEDEFTGAGIVSKALEAPLRTIAENAGVEGSVVLQRVLDGKGAFGFNARTEEYEDLKKAGVIDPAKVARVAIENAASIAGMVLMTECAVNDAPEKKKEGAPAGAGMYDDMM, from the coding sequence ATGTCAGCTAAGGAAATTACCCTGGGCAACCACGCCCGCGAACACATCAAAACAGGTATCGACAAACTGGCCAACGCCGTCAAGGTAACGCTCGGGCCCAAAGGCCGCAACGTCGTTATACATAAAAGCTTCGGCGCCCCTAAAGTGACCAAAGATGGGGTGACTGTGGCCAAGGAGATAGAACTGTCTGACCCGCTGGAAAACATGGGCGCTCAAATGGCCAAAGAGGTGGCCAGCAAGACCGGCGACGTGGCCGGCGACGGCACGACTACGGCTACCGTTTTGGCACAGGCGATGATCAATGCCGGCCTCAAGAACGTCACTTCCGGCGCCAATCCCATCGACCTCAAGCGCGGCATCGATAAAGCCGTGAAGATGGTGGTGGACAATATCCGGGAACAATCCGAATCGGTGAGCGGCAACTTCGACAAAATCCGCCAGGTGGCTTCTATTTCCGCCAACAACGACGAAGAGATCGGCAACCTCATTGCCGATGCCATGAAGCGGGTAAGCACTGACGGAGTAATCACTGTGGAAGAGGCCAAAGGCATGGAGACCTACGTCGAAGAAGTGAGCGGCATGCAGTTCGACCGCGGCTACCTGTCGCCCTATTTCGCCACCAATACCGAGCAGATGGCCGCCGAATACGACGACCCGCTCCTGCTGATCCACGATAAGAAAATCTCCAATGTCAAAGACATCATTCCCGTTCTCGAAGCTGCAGCTCAGGAAGGCAAGCCGCTGCTAATCATCGCCGAAGACATTGAAGGCGCCGCCCTGGGCACGCTGGTGGTCAACCGGCTGCGCGGCACTCTGCAGGTAGTAGCGGTGAAAGCGCCCGGCTTTGGCGACCGCCGCAAGGCCATGCTGGAAGACATCGCGGTGCTGACCGGGGCCACGGTCATCAGCGAAGAGAAAGGCTATAAGCTGGAGAATACCACCCTGGAGCAACTTGGCCGTTGCGAAAAGATCAAAGTGGACAAAGACAATACGACCATCGTAGGCGGCAAAGGCGACGAGGCTATGATCCAGGCCCGCACCAATCAGATCAAGGTGCAGATCGACAACACCACTTCCGATTATGACCGCGAGAAATTGCAGGAGCGCCTGGCCAAGCTGTCGGGCGGCGTAGCCGTACTGCACGTCGGCGCCGCCACCGAGGTGGAAATGAAGGAGAAAAAAGACCGGGTGGACGACGCCCTGCATGCTACCCGCGCAGCCATTGAAGAAGGCATTGTGCCGGGCGGCGGAGTGGCCTATGTGCGCGCCATCAACGCCCTGCGCAAAGGGCAGTTCGACAACGAAGATGAATTTACCGGCGCAGGCATTGTCAGTAAAGCCCTCGAAGCGCCCCTGCGCACCATCGCCGAGAATGCAGGCGTCGAAGGAAGCGTCGTACTGCAAAGGGTACTGGACGGGAAGGGCGCCTTCGGCTTCAACGCCCGGACCGAAGAATACGAAGACCTGAAGAAGGCCGGCGTGATCGACCCCGCCAAGGTAGCTCGCGTGGCCATCGAAAACGCCGCTTCCATCGCCGGCATGGTGCTGATGACCGAATGCGCCGTCAACGACGCGCCGGAGAAGAAGAAAGAGGGTGCGCCGGCAGGGGCAGGCATGTACGATGATATGATGTAG
- a CDS encoding co-chaperone GroES, whose translation MSKVNFKPINDRVVVKPLPAEEKTKGGIIIPDTAKEKPQQGEVVAVGPGKEGEKLNVNVGDRVLYGKYAGQEMNYNGDEYLIIREDDILVIVNEN comes from the coding sequence ATGAGCAAAGTGAATTTCAAACCGATCAACGACCGGGTGGTCGTCAAGCCGCTCCCCGCAGAAGAAAAGACCAAGGGCGGCATCATCATTCCGGACACCGCCAAGGAAAAACCGCAACAGGGCGAGGTCGTGGCCGTCGGGCCTGGCAAAGAAGGCGAGAAGCTGAATGTAAACGTCGGCGACCGCGTACTCTACGGCAAGTACGCCGGCCAGGAAATGAACTACAACGGCGATGAATACCTCATCATACGCGAGGATGATATCCTGGTGATCGTGAATGAGAACTAA
- a CDS encoding Hsp20/alpha crystallin family protein — translation MKLMRSNVFPNLPQFFDDFFTKDFQDWGFQNNSATDTTIPAVNVIESNDSFTVEMAAPGMTKKDFQIELENEILKITSQKEVEGDLKESQRYTRREFSYQSFLRTFRLPKSVVDDSKIKASYENGILRILIPKREEAKLPAPRKIEIK, via the coding sequence ATGAAACTGATGAGAAGTAATGTCTTTCCGAACCTTCCCCAATTCTTCGACGATTTCTTTACCAAAGATTTTCAGGATTGGGGCTTCCAGAACAATTCCGCCACCGACACGACCATCCCGGCAGTCAACGTCATTGAATCCAATGACAGTTTTACTGTCGAAATGGCAGCTCCCGGCATGACGAAGAAGGATTTTCAGATCGAACTCGAAAATGAAATCCTGAAGATCACCTCTCAAAAGGAAGTGGAGGGCGATCTCAAGGAAAGCCAGCGCTACACCCGCCGCGAGTTCAGCTATCAATCCTTCCTGCGCACCTTCCGCCTGCCCAAGAGCGTGGTCGACGATTCCAAGATCAAAGCCAGCTATGAAAATGGCATCCTTCGGATTCTGATCCCGAAACGGGAGGAAGCCAAGTTGCCCGCACCCCGGAAAATTGAGATCAAATAG
- a CDS encoding alpha/beta hydrolase, protein MKNLFAITLLFLAGACALQKQAPGVQSFDDLTYPFPTHKLQLAEDLELAYFDEGKGNEVILFIHGLGSYAPAWKKNIESLSKDYRCLAIDLPGYGKSSKGRYEASMSYYATVVKEFLHALGIEKATLAGHSMGGQIAITAALAYPGLVERLILVAPAGFETFHKGERQWFREVLTPTAVKLTTVEQIRENIAWNFYEMPADAEFMVTDRIAMRSAKEFDAYCYIIPECVKGMVDQPVFDELPKVQQPTLAIYGRQDNLIPNRFLHGGDTEDIGQQGVAQMPNARLLMVDKAGHFVQFEQAARVNEAIRGFMGAN, encoded by the coding sequence ATGAAGAATCTTTTTGCGATAACCCTTCTTTTTCTGGCGGGCGCGTGTGCGTTGCAAAAGCAGGCGCCCGGCGTCCAGTCTTTCGACGACTTAACCTATCCTTTTCCCACCCACAAATTGCAACTGGCTGAGGATTTGGAATTGGCCTATTTCGATGAAGGGAAAGGGAATGAGGTTATTCTGTTTATCCACGGCCTGGGAAGCTACGCGCCGGCCTGGAAAAAAAACATCGAGAGCTTAAGTAAGGATTACCGGTGCCTTGCCATAGACCTGCCGGGCTACGGAAAATCGAGTAAGGGCCGGTACGAAGCCAGCATGTCCTACTACGCTACCGTCGTCAAGGAATTCCTCCATGCGCTGGGCATCGAAAAAGCAACCCTGGCCGGCCACTCCATGGGGGGGCAGATCGCCATTACTGCCGCGCTGGCCTATCCCGGCCTGGTGGAGCGCCTCATACTGGTGGCCCCCGCCGGCTTCGAAACTTTTCATAAGGGAGAGCGGCAGTGGTTTAGGGAGGTACTGACGCCCACCGCCGTAAAATTGACTACCGTCGAACAGATCAGGGAGAACATTGCCTGGAACTTTTACGAAATGCCGGCCGACGCCGAATTCATGGTTACTGACCGCATCGCCATGCGCTCGGCCAAGGAGTTTGACGCCTATTGTTACATTATTCCGGAATGCGTCAAAGGCATGGTCGACCAGCCGGTTTTTGACGAACTGCCAAAGGTGCAGCAACCTACCCTGGCCATCTACGGCCGGCAGGACAACCTCATCCCCAACCGCTTTCTCCATGGCGGAGACACGGAGGATATCGGACAGCAGGGGGTAGCACAAATGCCCAATGCCCGCCTGCTCATGGTCGACAAGGCCGGGCATTTTGTTCAGTTTGAGCAGGCAGCTAGGGTCAATGAGGCGATAAGGGGGTTTATGGGAGCTAATTAG
- a CDS encoding T9SS type A sorting domain-containing protein — translation MFDPNCIDFRTTPPDFHVLESDITFYITNASICDTAGNLLLYTNGLELRNHAHLLVEGGEVLEVGEAGSPSSGYFIPQSNLLLPFPQRDSQYILFSEEAIFTNDRYVITLKKFKWNIIDMGENDGLGEVILKDSVLLDTPLDWGQITATRHANGRDWWVVVPEFFSNGYFIFLLDPQGVHFQSKQQLGPDVPPNLGQSVFAPNGGKYAKGSSYNYRTVDTLVIMDFDRCSGTLSNPLLITKFDSTSVQGVAISPNSRYLYWAGSRYVYQLDLHAEDIAASMMRVAEWDGFADPFPTNFFLSQLGPDGKIYINSNNGVNYLHTINQPNLPGEACEVCQHCVELPTRNFASMPIFPNYRLGPIDGSPCDTLGIDNLVAVEEVERVEQAELAVYPNPASESFTVEYSRELHLGQRVVITDITGRPMFNQSFQGKNTEINTSAFPPGLYLVCLLEEGRTIARAKLLVNR, via the coding sequence ATGTTTGACCCGAATTGCATTGATTTTCGTACTACGCCCCCTGATTTTCACGTATTGGAGTCAGATATAACCTTTTATATTACCAACGCCAGTATTTGCGACACAGCGGGCAACCTGCTCTTATACACCAACGGCCTGGAGCTGCGCAACCACGCCCATCTGTTGGTAGAGGGAGGAGAAGTGCTGGAGGTTGGAGAGGCTGGCAGCCCGTCATCCGGCTATTTTATCCCTCAGTCCAATTTATTGCTTCCCTTTCCTCAAAGGGATAGCCAGTATATCCTTTTCAGCGAAGAAGCCATTTTTACTAATGACCGGTATGTAATAACCTTGAAAAAATTCAAGTGGAACATTATCGATATGGGAGAGAATGATGGCTTAGGTGAAGTAATCCTTAAAGACAGCGTACTCCTGGATACCCCTTTGGATTGGGGCCAGATAACCGCCACGCGCCACGCCAACGGGAGGGATTGGTGGGTGGTTGTCCCGGAGTTTTTTTCCAACGGCTATTTTATCTTTTTGCTAGATCCACAAGGCGTTCATTTTCAGAGCAAACAGCAATTGGGCCCGGACGTGCCGCCCAACCTGGGCCAGTCCGTTTTTGCGCCCAACGGGGGCAAATACGCCAAGGGGAGTTCGTACAACTACAGGACCGTAGATACGCTGGTAATCATGGATTTTGACCGTTGTTCGGGTACTTTGAGCAACCCCTTGCTGATCACCAAGTTCGATTCCACCAGCGTGCAGGGGGTAGCCATTTCACCCAACAGCCGCTACTTGTATTGGGCTGGTTCCCGCTATGTATACCAGTTGGACCTGCATGCTGAAGACATCGCAGCCTCTATGATGCGGGTAGCCGAATGGGATGGCTTTGCCGATCCCTTTCCCACCAATTTTTTTCTGTCTCAGCTGGGGCCGGATGGCAAAATATACATCAACAGCAACAACGGGGTCAATTACCTGCATACGATCAACCAGCCTAACTTGCCGGGCGAGGCCTGCGAGGTGTGCCAGCACTGCGTAGAGCTGCCTACCCGAAACTTTGCCTCTATGCCCATCTTCCCCAACTACCGCCTGGGGCCTATAGACGGCAGCCCCTGCGATACGTTGGGGATTGACAATTTGGTGGCCGTGGAGGAGGTGGAAAGGGTGGAGCAAGCCGAGTTGGCGGTATATCCCAACCCGGCCAGCGAAAGCTTTACGGTTGAGTATAGCAGAGAACTCCATCTGGGCCAGCGGGTAGTTATTACAGATATAACCGGCCGGCCAATGTTTAACCAAAGCTTCCAGGGGAAAAATACCGAAATAAACACGTCTGCCTTTCCCCCGGGCTTGTACCTGGTATGCCTGCTGGAGGAGGGGCGAACCATAGCCAGGGCGAAACTGCTGGTGAACCGGTAG
- a CDS encoding T9SS type A sorting domain-containing protein, producing the protein METLTAADAVDSLIKIYILEVESIDSSLETASSMDSTLLLAQLEAAMDSLQCRMEEGASLWSSIKETREEQLQQLSSGNSAIEGSLLPAQNERVANSLFLSVFHQLTPEPTAAQLDSLESIAGQCPLDGGNAVFFARGLLAMVKDTSFLDASLCEEAEERPGRGGLYYSLPEEALWLYPNPADESLVVEYAGKPLPGAVLRIASATGQIFILRPLEKLKENRLDISALKPGMYYIHLVGPNGILALEKLVVIR; encoded by the coding sequence ATGGAAACCCTCACGGCGGCAGACGCCGTCGATTCGCTGATCAAAATCTACATCCTGGAAGTGGAATCGATTGACAGCTCCCTGGAAACGGCTTCTTCTATGGACAGCACCTTGTTGTTGGCCCAATTGGAAGCGGCAATGGATAGCCTTCAGTGCCGGATGGAAGAAGGCGCTTCGCTGTGGAGCAGCATCAAAGAAACGCGGGAAGAGCAGCTTCAACAGTTGTCTTCCGGCAATTCGGCAATTGAAGGCAGCCTCCTGCCTGCTCAGAATGAACGGGTAGCCAACAGTTTGTTCCTCAGTGTGTTCCACCAACTGACGCCTGAGCCTACGGCGGCTCAACTGGACAGCCTGGAAAGCATCGCTGGCCAATGCCCCCTGGATGGCGGCAATGCCGTCTTCTTCGCCCGGGGGCTGCTGGCTATGGTAAAAGACACTTCCTTCCTGGATGCCTCCCTGTGTGAAGAAGCGGAAGAACGGCCGGGGCGGGGAGGCCTTTATTACTCCTTGCCTGAAGAGGCGCTATGGTTGTACCCCAACCCGGCAGATGAAAGCCTTGTGGTTGAGTATGCAGGAAAGCCGCTGCCAGGCGCAGTATTGAGAATTGCCTCAGCAACGGGGCAAATATTTATTCTTCGGCCACTTGAAAAACTAAAGGAAAACCGCCTGGACATTTCAGCCCTGAAACCAGGGATGTATTATATACACCTGGTGGGCCCGAATGGCATCCTGGCTTTAGAAAAACTGGTGGTTATTAGATGA
- a CDS encoding mechanosensitive ion channel family protein, giving the protein MLARNVFFLLFVSLPLLLHGQRDAGEVPVTLETPYNTVLVHLHYLQPESYQPEVAARTIYGVQDSARAVRLAIQLKQVLDGKGLMVMLNKLPLNSNYQEDSTANRNVYTLFPRELPQVYLEKTGGRWYYSEETVQLIPELHKEVYPFGADLLLNLLPQFGQQQILGMALWQYIGLLAILLLSILVHLALSRLLTPVVRRLARRRAQAQGVSPELVWKIARTASVYIVLRLIKAFLPVLQLPIESASFAVMAIRIISVLLVVYILLRILDVFVFYADRLTRRTESKMDEQLLPMLKRSIQFLFLAGGMIQILRVLQVDITTLIAGISIGGLALALAAQDTLKNLFGSLTIFLDKPFQIGDWINFSDVDGTVEEVGFRSTRVRTFANSLVYVPNGKLADMVVNNYGLRTFRRFNTKISITYDTPTELIDKFVEGLREIVAAHPHTRKDYYEIHLNELSSSSLDILFYIFFEVPSWSDELKARHEVLLGIIGLAHSLGIRFAFPTQTMHIEEFPGTTATTPHYKTGSEAMGQRLEEFLAGYKARVNGGN; this is encoded by the coding sequence ATGCTCGCCAGAAACGTTTTCTTCCTTCTTTTCGTCAGCCTGCCCCTATTGCTGCACGGACAGCGCGATGCCGGGGAAGTACCGGTAACGCTGGAAACGCCCTATAATACCGTACTGGTGCACCTTCACTATCTTCAGCCGGAATCCTACCAGCCAGAAGTAGCGGCGCGTACGATCTACGGCGTACAAGACAGCGCCCGGGCCGTCCGGCTGGCCATTCAGCTCAAACAGGTACTGGATGGAAAAGGGTTGATGGTCATGCTGAATAAGCTGCCGCTAAACTCCAATTACCAGGAAGACAGCACGGCCAACCGGAATGTCTACACGCTTTTCCCCCGTGAACTACCGCAAGTATATCTCGAAAAAACCGGCGGCCGCTGGTATTATTCAGAAGAGACGGTACAGCTTATTCCGGAACTGCACAAGGAGGTCTATCCTTTTGGCGCCGACTTGCTGCTGAATTTGCTGCCCCAGTTTGGGCAGCAGCAGATATTGGGCATGGCGCTCTGGCAATACATCGGTTTGCTGGCCATCTTGCTGTTGTCCATCCTGGTTCACCTGGCGCTCAGCCGCCTGCTGACTCCGGTGGTGCGGCGGTTGGCCCGCCGCCGGGCTCAGGCTCAGGGTGTTTCTCCGGAGTTGGTGTGGAAAATTGCCCGCACCGCCAGTGTTTATATCGTTCTCCGCCTCATCAAAGCCTTCCTGCCTGTCCTTCAATTGCCCATCGAATCCGCCAGTTTCGCGGTAATGGCCATACGCATCATTTCCGTACTGCTGGTCGTTTACATTCTACTCCGGATACTCGATGTGTTTGTATTTTATGCCGACCGGTTGACCCGCCGCACTGAGAGCAAGATGGACGAACAATTGCTGCCGATGCTGAAGCGCAGCATACAATTTCTCTTTCTGGCGGGAGGAATGATCCAAATCCTTCGGGTTTTGCAGGTGGACATCACTACGCTGATCGCCGGCATTTCCATCGGCGGGCTGGCCCTGGCTCTAGCCGCTCAGGACACGTTGAAGAACCTGTTCGGCTCCCTGACGATTTTCCTGGACAAGCCCTTTCAGATTGGAGACTGGATCAATTTCTCCGATGTCGACGGTACAGTTGAGGAGGTGGGGTTTCGGTCTACCCGCGTGCGCACCTTTGCCAACTCGCTGGTCTATGTGCCCAACGGAAAGCTGGCCGACATGGTGGTCAACAATTACGGCCTGCGCACTTTCCGGCGGTTCAACACCAAAATTTCTATCACTTATGATACGCCAACTGAGCTGATCGATAAATTTGTGGAAGGGTTGCGGGAAATCGTAGCGGCTCATCCCCATACCCGCAAAGATTACTACGAGATTCACCTCAACGAATTGAGTAGCAGCTCACTCGATATCCTGTTCTACATTTTCTTTGAGGTGCCGAGCTGGTCCGATGAGTTGAAGGCCCGGCACGAAGTACTGCTGGGCATTATCGGCCTGGCCCACAGCCTGGGAATCCGCTTTGCGTTCCCCACGCAAACGATGCATATCGAAGAATTTCCCGGCACCACCGCCACGACGCCCCATTACAAAACCGGATCGGAAGCGATGGGGCAGCGGCTGGAGGAGTTTCTGGCGGGATATAAGGCAAGGGTGAATGGGGGAAATTGA